The following proteins are encoded in a genomic region of Prochlorococcus marinus XMU1408:
- a CDS encoding calcium/sodium antiporter, protein MPSILLSFLELITGILLLFSGGEFFIQGSVALALILGIPQLVIGLTIVSLGTSAPELFVSVNSSLTGSDSLALSNIVGSNIFNVMVVLGGSALLRPLRVESRLVRRDIPLLLAVSTAVWGMAASELITWQFGIALLVALIINTTWEIRTAREEPQKTQEAEPEINIEKDSTSLLNAGIKLLGGIFLLTLGSRLLIEGASTIAGLLGVSEAIIGLTIVSLGTSLPELITSLVAAIRGQTDLAIGNVIGSCLLNQLLVLGSCSVLSGGSGLVVENLLITKDIPIMVITTLACMPIFWTKGIISRGEGGILLGLYMLYIADKIIPLTLPTLHSVFKELVFIAISLSIIIIIYKTITYWLRLRKSSNN, encoded by the coding sequence ATGCCATCAATATTATTGTCATTTTTAGAGCTTATTACTGGGATACTTTTACTTTTTAGCGGTGGTGAGTTCTTTATTCAAGGATCTGTAGCTTTAGCCTTAATCCTTGGGATCCCTCAACTAGTTATTGGTTTAACAATAGTATCTCTCGGAACAAGTGCACCTGAACTATTTGTGAGTGTCAACTCCTCTCTCACTGGATCAGATAGTCTAGCTTTGAGCAACATTGTTGGCAGCAATATTTTCAATGTGATGGTAGTTCTCGGAGGTAGTGCACTTTTACGACCTTTAAGAGTTGAAAGTCGTCTTGTAAGGAGAGACATTCCTCTTCTTTTAGCAGTCTCAACTGCCGTTTGGGGGATGGCCGCTTCAGAGCTGATAACTTGGCAATTTGGAATAGCTTTGCTAGTGGCGCTAATAATAAATACCACTTGGGAAATTCGCACAGCAAGAGAGGAACCTCAAAAAACCCAAGAAGCAGAGCCAGAAATCAATATAGAAAAAGACTCAACAAGTTTATTAAATGCAGGCATTAAATTATTAGGTGGTATTTTTTTGCTAACTCTTGGATCACGGCTGTTAATAGAAGGCGCATCTACAATTGCAGGATTATTAGGGGTAAGCGAAGCTATAATTGGGTTAACGATAGTTTCGTTGGGCACCTCTTTACCTGAGTTAATCACGTCACTAGTGGCTGCTATTCGTGGTCAAACTGATCTAGCAATAGGCAACGTAATTGGAAGTTGTTTATTAAATCAATTACTAGTTTTAGGTAGCTGTTCTGTATTATCTGGAGGCAGTGGTTTAGTGGTTGAGAATTTACTAATAACTAAGGATATTCCTATCATGGTTATTACTACACTTGCGTGTATGCCAATTTTTTGGACAAAAGGAATAATAAGTAGAGGAGAAGGTGGAATTTTATTAGGATTATATATGCTTTACATTGCAGACAAAATAATACCTCTTACTCTACCAACTTTACATTCAGTATTCAAAGAATTAGTTTTTATAGCCATATCATTATCAATAATAATAATTATATATAAGACAATTACTTACTGGTTAAGGCTAAGAAAAAGTTCAAATAACTAA
- a CDS encoding glutathione S-transferase N-terminal domain-containing protein yields MNPTRNAMSWEELAIYKAEPIDLINGLNNPYSSLRLFNKNKSEAIVTLYRDNHAWCPYCQKVWIWLELKKIPYRIKKVTMHCYGEKEKWYLKKVPSGMLPAIEIENHVITESDEILFVLEEIYGPLGQSLNEKNVLELRRLERELFSSWCNWLCRNSLFQAQEEQKKENFKNVAKKFEKEIEKNASGWLTPIPTKNGEKPGSADVIFIPYVERMNASLAYYKGYSLREEHPFINAWLKNLEKLDEYRGTQGDFHTHAHDLPPQMGGCFNYSNANQQLFAKKIDTGSGLGQLELVDFKVDRKSEQQFEALALERVIKHKERIIDVSPMKNKLFDQPLRAALTSMITKKDCRPEKNSASALRYLRDRISVPRDMPLLSARLFRQAIERTANIDGSDLGPEIPTRNRLDQNPIHFS; encoded by the coding sequence ATGAATCCAACCAGAAATGCAATGAGTTGGGAAGAATTAGCAATATATAAAGCTGAACCTATTGATCTAATCAATGGGTTAAATAACCCATATTCCTCACTTCGTCTTTTTAATAAAAATAAGTCCGAAGCAATTGTTACTCTTTACAGAGACAATCATGCTTGGTGTCCTTATTGCCAAAAAGTTTGGATTTGGTTAGAGCTTAAAAAAATTCCTTACCGGATTAAAAAAGTCACAATGCATTGCTACGGAGAAAAGGAAAAATGGTATTTAAAAAAAGTACCCTCTGGAATGCTCCCTGCCATAGAAATTGAAAATCATGTAATCACAGAAAGTGATGAGATACTATTTGTGTTAGAAGAAATTTATGGTCCTTTAGGTCAATCTCTAAATGAGAAGAACGTCTTAGAGCTTAGGAGACTAGAAAGAGAACTATTTTCATCATGGTGTAACTGGTTATGTCGCAACTCTCTTTTCCAAGCCCAAGAAGAACAAAAGAAAGAGAATTTCAAAAATGTTGCCAAAAAATTTGAAAAAGAAATAGAAAAAAATGCTTCAGGATGGCTCACACCAATCCCAACAAAAAATGGTGAAAAGCCTGGATCAGCAGATGTAATTTTTATTCCATATGTTGAAAGAATGAATGCCTCATTGGCTTACTACAAAGGATATTCACTTAGAGAAGAGCACCCTTTTATAAATGCATGGCTTAAAAATCTTGAAAAACTTGATGAATATAGAGGAACTCAAGGTGATTTTCACACACATGCTCATGATTTACCTCCTCAAATGGGAGGTTGCTTTAATTATTCAAATGCAAACCAACAATTATTTGCAAAAAAAATTGATACGGGGTCTGGATTAGGACAATTAGAGTTAGTAGATTTCAAAGTTGATCGAAAATCGGAACAACAATTTGAAGCATTAGCTTTAGAAAGAGTTATTAAACACAAAGAGAGAATCATTGATGTTAGCCCAATGAAGAATAAATTATTTGATCAACCATTGAGAGCAGCCTTAACTTCTATGATTACAAAAAAAGATTGCCGTCCAGAGAAGAATAGTGCTTCTGCATTACGTTACCTTCGAGATAGAATTTCAGTTCCAAGAGATATGCCTTTATTATCAGCAAGATTATTTCGACAAGCTATTGAACGCACAGCGAATATTGATGGTAGTGATCTAGGACCTGAAATACCTACAAGAAATAGGCTAGATCAAAACCCTATACATTTTAGTTAA
- the pyrC gene encoding dihydroorotase has product MIASVNKISLLKPDDWHLHLRDGKILKGVLSHTADVFCRAIIMPNLDPPITTLSQAQEYKKRIIQSIPDGVSFTPLMTAYLTDDISAEVLERGFRDGVFHGAKLYPANVTTNSSYGVTDISKIDNLFETMERIGMPLLIHGEVTDFNVDVFDREAVFIERHLEPLLRRFSSLKVILEHITTIDAIDFVENSEFDIAATITPHHLHINRNAMFNGGLRSDFYCLPTAKREIHRIALRQAATSGKPCFFLGTDSAPHTRRFKESSCGCAGIFNAPFALESYLKVFEEENALDRFEAFSSINGAIFYGLPLNIERITLVKKDISVPQMIDVGLDGDPNDFVKPFHAGETLSWVISDV; this is encoded by the coding sequence GTGATTGCCTCTGTTAACAAAATCTCATTATTAAAGCCGGACGATTGGCATCTGCATTTGAGAGATGGAAAGATTCTTAAAGGTGTTTTAAGTCATACAGCAGATGTGTTTTGCCGTGCAATCATTATGCCTAATCTTGATCCGCCCATAACTACTTTAAGTCAAGCACAGGAGTATAAAAAAAGAATTATCCAGTCTATCCCTGATGGAGTTTCTTTTACCCCGTTAATGACAGCATATCTTACAGATGATATTTCTGCGGAGGTCTTAGAGAGAGGCTTTAGAGATGGTGTCTTCCATGGAGCAAAGCTCTATCCAGCTAATGTGACAACTAATTCCTCTTATGGGGTTACAGATATCAGTAAAATCGACAATTTATTTGAGACGATGGAAAGAATTGGTATGCCATTATTGATTCATGGGGAAGTGACCGATTTCAATGTTGATGTATTTGATAGAGAAGCTGTTTTTATTGAGCGTCACCTTGAACCATTATTACGAAGATTTTCATCACTTAAAGTGATTTTAGAACACATCACGACAATTGATGCAATTGACTTTGTAGAAAATAGTGAGTTTGATATTGCCGCTACAATTACACCTCATCATTTACATATCAATCGGAACGCAATGTTCAATGGTGGGTTAAGGAGTGATTTTTATTGCTTACCAACAGCTAAACGAGAAATCCATCGTATTGCCTTAAGACAAGCGGCTACCAGCGGTAAACCTTGCTTTTTCCTTGGAACTGATTCAGCACCTCATACTCGTAGATTTAAGGAAAGCTCATGTGGATGTGCAGGAATTTTTAATGCCCCTTTCGCTTTGGAAAGCTATTTAAAAGTTTTTGAAGAAGAAAATGCTCTAGATAGGTTTGAAGCTTTTTCAAGTATTAATGGAGCAATTTTTTATGGATTACCTTTAAACATAGAGAGAATAACTTTAGTTAAAAAAGATATTTCTGTACCTCAAATGATTGACGTTGGACTAGATGGTGATCCCAATGATTTTGTAAAACCATTTCATGCAGGAGAAACTCTTAGCTGGGTAATAAGCGATGTTTAG
- the gorA gene encoding glutathione-disulfide reductase, with protein MKRSFDLIVIGAGSGGLAAAKKAASYGASVAIVEGDLVGGTCVIRGCVPKKLLVCGSSLLESFLSAPSYGFDVDNLKIKSETLLANVRKEVHRLNELHENFLNKANVELFKGWGEFKNSNCIAIKNRINGETLNELYGEKILIAVGGRPKRPSIEGASLGWTSDDMFLLKSFPKKITIVGAGYIACEFACILHGLGVEVTQLVRGDRILRGFDLELSSALTDAMKNKGVSINFGEKISSLKGTPGSLMVKTNKGKEFDSNGLLFATGREPFLEGLKLEQAGIEIFENKIKVDSESKTNIANIFAIGDVTDRINLTPVAIDEGRKFADRNYGESDHKVNYDFVPYAVFSQPEIASVGMTEENAIQSMGKDNIKVYRSIFRPLSKSLPKTGSKCILKLIIDKKNNKVLGCHMIGDNASEIIQMASISLMLGAKKSDFDNTMALHPTIAEEFVTMR; from the coding sequence TTGAAAAGGTCTTTTGATTTAATTGTCATTGGTGCAGGATCCGGTGGATTAGCTGCTGCAAAGAAAGCAGCCAGTTATGGAGCATCTGTAGCGATTGTCGAAGGTGATCTTGTAGGAGGAACGTGTGTAATTAGAGGTTGTGTTCCTAAAAAATTATTAGTTTGTGGCTCTTCTCTCTTAGAGAGTTTTTTGTCTGCACCATCTTATGGTTTTGATGTTGATAATTTAAAGATCAAGTCAGAGACTTTATTAGCCAATGTTCGAAAGGAAGTACATAGGCTTAATGAATTACACGAGAATTTTCTAAATAAGGCTAATGTTGAGCTTTTTAAAGGTTGGGGTGAGTTTAAAAATTCAAATTGTATCGCAATTAAAAATCGAATAAATGGAGAGACTTTAAATGAACTTTATGGAGAAAAAATTTTGATTGCAGTGGGAGGCAGACCTAAAAGACCAAGTATCGAGGGGGCATCTTTAGGTTGGACAAGTGATGATATGTTTCTTCTTAAAAGCTTTCCGAAAAAAATTACAATAGTTGGTGCAGGCTATATTGCTTGCGAATTTGCATGCATTTTGCACGGTTTAGGTGTTGAGGTTACTCAATTAGTTCGAGGTGATCGGATTCTAAGAGGATTTGACCTCGAACTTTCTTCAGCATTAACCGATGCAATGAAAAATAAAGGAGTTAGCATAAACTTTGGTGAAAAAATTTCTTCATTAAAAGGAACTCCTGGATCTTTAATGGTAAAAACAAATAAAGGTAAAGAGTTCGACTCGAATGGATTGCTTTTTGCTACAGGTAGAGAGCCATTTTTAGAGGGTTTGAAGTTAGAACAAGCGGGTATAGAAATTTTTGAAAATAAAATTAAAGTTGATAGTGAAAGTAAAACAAATATTGCTAATATCTTCGCCATTGGAGATGTAACTGACAGGATCAACCTTACACCTGTCGCAATTGATGAGGGTAGAAAGTTTGCTGATAGAAATTATGGTGAATCAGATCATAAAGTTAACTATGATTTTGTTCCTTATGCTGTATTTAGTCAGCCTGAAATAGCTTCTGTAGGCATGACTGAAGAGAATGCTATCCAGTCGATGGGGAAAGATAATATTAAAGTATATAGATCAATATTCAGACCCTTATCTAAATCATTGCCAAAGACTGGCTCTAAATGTATTTTAAAGCTAATAATTGATAAAAAAAATAATAAAGTTTTGGGATGTCATATGATTGGAGATAATGCATCTGAGATTATTCAGATGGCATCAATCTCACTAATGCTAGGAGCTAAAAAATCTGATTTTGATAATACAATGGCATTGCATCCTACAATTGCTGAGGAATTCGTGACAATGAGATGA